From Salarias fasciatus chromosome 5, fSalaFa1.1, whole genome shotgun sequence, a single genomic window includes:
- the slc4a8 gene encoding electroneutral sodium bicarbonate exchanger 1 → MSAPANDPESILSYQRSDEEVVVDQGGTSSVLNIHYEKEELEGHRTLFVGVRMPRQSHRHHKTHGSRHRKRDKRAGSIATQQSEENDTTASTHDTPSQRVQFILGTEEDAEHVAHELFTELDEICVKDGKDAEWKETARWLKFEEDVEDGGERWSKPYVATLSLHSLFELRSCIINGSVLLDMRADCIEEIADMVLDHQEASNELDDSVRVRVREALLKRHHHQNEKKKNLIPIVRSIAEGTRKQSEPHLTGSATTPHPPLSAEPSKNGSGQDNSQVDLSKVDLHFMKKIPEGAEASNVLVGELDFLERPIVAFVRLSPAVLLTGLTEVPIPTRFLFILLGPDGKAQQYHEIGRSMATIMTDEIFHDVAYKAKDRGDLLAGIDEFLDQVTVLPPGEWDPSIRIEPPKNVPSQEKRKMPGVPNGTACQVDEELHAEHHGPELQRTGRLFGGLILDIKRKAPYYVSDYKDGLSLQCVASFLFLYCACMSPVITFGGLLGEATEGRISAIESLLGASMTGVAYSLFAGQPLTILGSTGPVLVFEKILFKFCKDYDLSYLSLRTCIGLWTALLCLVLVATDASSLVCYITRFTEEAFAALICLIFIYEALEKLVHLGEIYPFNTHSDLDKLTLAYCRCAEPDKPSNKTWELWTERNVTPSTVPWANLTAKECIGLHGQFVGTACGHHGPYTPDVLFWSTILFFSTFFMSAFLKQFKTSRYFPTKVRSVISDFAVFFTIVFMVLIDFVIGVPSQKLKVPSKFQPTRDDRGWLINPIGRNPWWTVLAASIPALLCTILIFMDQQITAVIINRKEHKLLKGCGYHLDLLMVGVMLAVCSIMGLPWFVAATVLSISHVNSLKLESESSAPGEQPRFLGIREQRLTGLVIFLLMGCSVFMTGALQFIPMPVLYGVFLYMGASSLKGIQFFDRLKLFGMPAKHQPDFIYLRHVPLRKVHLFTLTQLTCLVLLWVIKTSPAAIVFPMMVLALVFVRKLLDLCFSKRELSYLDDLMPEWKKKNLDDASKKMEEESQGMLNTKKEDTTVQIPMESCSSKPSQSLKAHDPRCDPSDINISDEMSKTTVWKSLNSNQRDIRPVAAKKD, encoded by the exons gCCACAGGACCCTGTTTGTCGGGGTTCGGATGCCAAGGCAGAGTCACCGTCACCACAAAACCCATGGATCCCGCCACCGCAAGCGAGACAAGAGGGCAGGAAGCATCGCAACGCAGCAAAGCGAGGAAAATGACACGACCGCCTCCACTCACG ACACGCCGTCCCAGAGGGTCCAGTTCATCCTGGGAACAGAGGAGGATGCTGAACATGTGGCCCACGAGCTGTTCACCGAGCTGGACGAGATCTGTGTGAAGGATGGCAAGGATGCTGAGTGGAAGGAAACAGCCAG GTGGCTGAAGTTcgaggaggacgtggaggacggTGGTGAAAGGTGGAGCAAGCCTTACGTGGCGACGCTCTCCCTCCACAGCCTGTTCGAGCTCCGCAGTTGCATAATCAATGGCAGCGTGCTGCTTGACATGCGTGCCGACTGCATCGAGGAGATTGCAG ACATGGTACTGGACCACCAGGAGGCGTCCAACGAGCTGGACGACAGTGTGAGAGTGAGGGTCCGAGAGGCTCTGCTGAAGAGACACCACCACCagaatgagaagaagaagaacctgaTTCCAATCGTGCGCTCCATCGCAGAGGGCACACGAAAGCAGTCTGAGCCCCATCTGACAG GTTCAGCCACAACTCCTCACCCCCCGCTGTCAGCTGAACCTTCCAAGAACGGTTCTGGACAGGACAACTCTCAAGTGGACCTCAGTAAG GTGGACTTACACTTCATGAAGAAGATCCCAGAGGGTGCAGAGGCTTCTAATGTGTTGGTGGGAGAGCTGGACTTTCTGGAGAGGCCGATTGTGGCCTTTGTGCGCCTCtcccctgctgttctgctcaCCGGACTCACCGAGGTCCCCATTCCCACCAG ATTCCTGTTCATTCTTCTGGGCCCGGACGGAAAGGCTCAGCAATACCATGAAATTGGGCGCTCCATGGCAACCATCATGACGGACGAG ATCTTCCATGATGTGGCGTACAAGGCGAAGGACAGAGGTGACCTGCTGGCGGGAATAGATGAGTTCTTGGACCAGGTGACCGTGCTGCCGCCGGGTGAATGGGACCCTTCCATTCGCATTGAGCCCCCGAAGAACGTCCCCTCTCAG GAGAAAAGGAAGATGCCAGGAGTCCCGAATGGCACAGCTTGTCAGGTGGATGAAGAGCTCCATGCCGAACACCACGggccagagctgcagaggactgGAAG GCTGTTCGGTGGTCTGATCTTGGACATCAAGCGGAAAGCGCCGTACTACGTGAGTGACTATAAAGATGGACTGAGCCTCCAGTGCGTGGCGTCGTTCCTCTTCCTCTACTGTGCCTGTATGTCTCCTGTCATCACCTTCGGAGGGCTTCTTGGGGAGGCGACAGAAGGACGCATC AGCGCCATCGAGTCCTTACTGGGAGCGTCTATGACCGGAGTGGCGTACTCGCTGTTCGCTGGTCAGCCTCTTACCATTCTTGGCAGCACAGGTCCGGTGCTGGTATTTGAGAAAATCCTCTTCAAATTCTGCAA GGACTATGACTTGTCCTACCTGTCCCTGCGGACCTGCATCGGCCTGTGGACAGCCCTGCTGTGCCTGGTGCTGGTAGCCACAGATGCCAGCTCTCTGGTCTGCTACATCACCCGCTTCACAGAAGAGGCTTTTGCCGCCCTCATCTGCCTCATCTTCATCTACGAGGCTCTGGAGAAGCTGGTCCACCTGGGGGAGATCTAccccttcaacacacacagcGACCTGGACAAACTCACTCTGGCTTA CTGCAGGTGTGCAGAGCCTGATAAACCAAGCAATAAAACTTGGGAACTGTGGACTGAGAGAAACGTCACACCCTCCACTGTACCTTGGGCCAACCTGACCGCCAAG GAGTGTATCGGCCTGCACGGGCAGTTTGTTGGGACGGCATGCGGCCACCACGGCCCCTACACCCCAGACGTCCTGTTCTGGTCCACCATCTTGTTCTTCTCAACGTTCTTTATGTCTGCCTTCCTCAAGCAGTTCAAGACGAGCCGTTATTTCCCCACCAAG GTGCGGTCCGTGATCAGCGACTTTGCGGTGTTCTTTACCATTGTGTTTATGGTCCTGATTGACTTTGTGATCGGAGTGCCCTCCCAGAAGCTAAAGGTGCCGAGCAAGTTCCAG CCTACCAGAGATGATCGCGGTTGGTTGATCAATCCAATAGGACGCAACCCGTGGTGGACGGTGCTGGCTGCCTCTATTCCCGCTCTCCTCTGCACCATTCTCATATTTATGGACCAGCAGATCACTGCAGTCATCATTAACCGCAAAGAGCACAAGCTATTG AAGGGCTGCGGGTACCACCTGGACCTGCTGATGGTGGGGGTGATGCTCGCCGTGTGCTCCATCATGGGCTTGCCCTGGTTCGTAGCAGCAACCGTTCTGTCCATCTCTCATGTCAACAGTCTGAAGCTGGAGTCCGAGAGCTCGGCTCCGGGCGAGCAGCCGCGGTTCCTCGGCATTCGAGAGCAGCGGCTCACCGGCCTGGTCATCTTTCTGCTCATGGGCTGCTCTGTGTTCATGACGGGAGCCCTGCAG tTCATTCCCATGCCGGTGTTGTATGGCGTTTTTCTTTACATGGGAGCATCTTCATTAAAAGGCATCCAG TTCTTTGATCGCCTCAAACTCTTCGGCATGCCGGCGAAGCACCAGCCAGACTTCATCTACCTGCGACATGTTCCTTTGAGAAAGGTGCACCTGTTCACGCTCACCCAGCTCACCTGTCTGGTGCTGCTCTGGGTCATTAAGACGTCGCCTGCTGCCATCGTCTTTCCCATGATG GTGCTGGCTTTGGTTTTCGTCCGCAAGCTGCTGGATTTGTGCTTCTCCAAGCGAGAACTGAGCTACCTGGACGACTTAATGCctgaatggaagaaaaaaaaccttgatgatGCTTCCAAGAAGATGGAGGAG GAATCGCAGGGCATGCTCAACACTAAAAAAGAGGACACAACTGTTCAGATTCCCatggagagctgcagcagcaagcccTCTCAATCCCTGAAAGCACACGACCCCAG ATGTGATCCCTCTGATATTAACATATCTGATGAAATGTCTAAAACCACCGTCTGGAAATCCCTCAACTCCAATCAAAGGGACATTCGTCCTGTGGCTGCTAAAAAG GATTGA